Genomic DNA from Gimesia aquarii:
ATTGTCGGAAATAAATCGAACAGCACCATCTGCAAGCAGGGCATGCATGCCTCCCACATGGAACGAAGTTAACGGATTGTTTGGCGTATAGGTTTGATCGCCTCCGGCAGGAGCGGTCTGAGGGTTGGGACTATAGCGAACTGTATTGACTCCCGTTCCCCAGCTTGACAGCCCAATATGTCCTGCCCAGCCACCGTAGTAGTTGCTACGGTAATCTCTGTTATTAACGAGCCCTGAGTCTTCACCAATGATAATTGTATTTGAGGTCCCATCAGTACAATCACGCATTCGGGCAGATTTACCAATCATCATGAGTCCGTTGTTACACCAGAATCCCCCGTAAGCGCTACCACAACCGCTGTTGTAAGGTGCGGCATTCGCATAGGAACCACTAATACCAACATAGTCCATAGTCATACCTTTTTCACTTCCCAAAGCAGCATTGGGGGAGGTCCTGCCATTATTGGAAACAGGACTGGTTCCGGTATAAAAGGAATCAGCGGAGCTTGAAGGGCATTTATAGATCGGTATGAACAGATTATTTAACACAGCATTTTCTGTGTTATAACCAGAGGCAGAATTTCCATTACCAGATGCATAACCATGGAGTGGAATCGGAGTCTGAGTTAGCTGGTTGTAAGCAGGCGCCTGATCAATATAAGGCAAGATAGAAGATCGCCAGTTTGCTCTGTAATAGGAAGTTTGCGAACCAATGGGAAATGCTCTAAAAGTATCGTGGTAATTGTGAAGTGCCAATCCAATTTGTTTCATGTTGTTTTTACAAGTAGATCGTCGAGCGGCTTCACGCGCTTGTTGAACCGCTGGAAGTAATAGAGCAATCAGAATTGCAATAATTGCGATGACAACGAGTAACTCAATCAGTGTAAAACCTCGCCTCATCAGGGATGTCTTCAACATAAAGTCGTTCCTTAAAATCTAAAAAAATAAAAAGTGTTTAGAATCATTGAAGGGGGTAACGAAACCCGTTGCAGGAATGAAAAATCGCTTTCCAGTGTTCTACTTGAAGCGGAAGGAAAAAGTTTCAGTAAGATTGATTATTTATTAATCATTACTAAAAACAAGTATGTAAAAGTAACCTAACTAGCTAGAATAGAAGCTATTTGACTAAACATACCTAGAACGCATGATCACATATTTTGATGGCAAAACCACACTTTGCCATCAAAATACCTTATAGGAACTGACAGATTAGGTGATCATGTTCCTGGAATCTGAGAAATGCCCCATCTAATGCCCTAAGCTCGGTTCAGAATCAGACTCTTCTGTCTCTGGCATAAGGGGTTCGTCTTTGAAGCCACCGAGGATCAAAAAGGTGACCGCAAACAGCAGATAACCAATGCCAATACCTGTGGCATGATAAGTCACTCCACTCAGATTATCTTCTGTGAATGCCAGTCGAAAGTGAATGTCGTTCCCCATAATTTCATACGCATTTGTGAGTCCGCTAAATGCAAAGATCGCAGCGATGACTGACCAGATTGCTGCAGAGCGGTATTTGCTATCAATCAGACACGCGCAAATGGCAGAAAGAATCATGCAGGTAAAAATAAAGCCTCGCTCCATGACCACCATTCCATGAACCAGAAATCCATTGACTTCTGTAAAGAGATCTGCCGACAAAACCTGCTGTAATGTTTTGTTGCCGGCGACGAGGAGTGTTCCCTGCATTATGGTTGCTCCCCAGGCAGCGATAGCAGGAAAGAGCCCCAACGCGACAGCAGGCGCATGCCGCTTAGGACAGGCCTGAAAGGCCTGAGCGGTGATGACCATGCCAATCCAAAGTACAATCGCAGCACCCGCTTCAAGAGGAATAATCTGACTGATCACTCCCGTGGTTCCCGTGAGACAAATCACTAGAAAGAAGAGCCCATTCAAAGTCGAATAACCGGCCCGTGATCCCATCTTTTTCCACCCAGGATGACCAATATAAATCGTCGTCGGAAAGCAACTCCCTAAAAGTGATGCAACGATCGTTCCCATACCATTGGCAATCATAGAGGGCCGGGCAGCATAACTGTCTCCTGCGGCTTCCGCAGATTCGATGTTCTGCATGCTGCCAATTACGTTGAATAGTCCCATCGGAAAAATCACCGACATATAACCGAGCCATTCATCAGGTTGTTTCAGTAATTCCCAAAGTGCAGAGCCTGCAAATTGAGGCGGGTACCAGCCCCACTGCCCCCAGGCTGTCTTGATGGCTTCAGTACTCATGGCCGATCCCTGCATGAATTGAGGGATGAACTCGGGAAGCACCCAGGCACTGATTGTCCCAACGATAATCGCCAGTAAGCCACCTGGCATGCGAAAAGGAAGCTTCGTCTGAGAAAATAGCGTTATCAGCACGACCGCAGCAGGCAACATGCCGATCAAAGGTCTCTGATAAATTTTCAACACAAAAGTCATTGAGATAAACCCGATCGCGATACCCGCAAGCGTTGACAAAAGTGCCGCCCGTGGAGTTAGCCTGCGAACCCAGTCCGCAATAAAAGCCCCAAGAAATTCGATAATACCACTACCGAAACAAGCCAATAATCCCATTTGCCAGGCTGCTTCAGCGCTATTGGTCCGCTGATAGACGGGAATCATCACAAAAAAAATGTAAACCAGAATTGAAGGAGTATTAAGACCATAAGGAAGCGCGCAAACGTCGCTACGATTTTCTTTTTTGGCAAGCTGATGAGCTTGCCAGGCATAAAACACATTCCCGAACAGAATACTCAGTGCAGCCCCTGGCAGAATGTATCGCAACAACAAATCGGAATCTGCAGAGATTCCACATAGACTACACAAAGCAACGATTAGCAGAAGCTGGACAAGGTTATCGATCATTAAGGCGAAAAAACCGTCCAGGTCGCGACGTACAAAGAGAGGGTAGTTGCTATGCTTCATTTCAACTCAGTAGTTCCTGAATTTCATCCTTTGTGAAAGGACGTTGCAGTCGTGCCCCCAACTGCGAGACAATGCGAGCCGCTGCATGTGAAGCAAGGTGACCCGCCTGGTGCCACGTCAGTCCGTTCGTAATTCCATACAGAATTCCCGCAGCATACATATCTCCGGCACCGGTGGTATCGATGGCATCGGTTTCGACCCCTTCAATTGGTATCACACGTCCTTCATGCATCAGAATGGACCCGTCTGGGCCCAGAGTCAAAGCAAGATTTGGCACATGCTTGTGAATCACTTGAGCACAGTCCACCGCGTCCTGTTTTCCTGTCAGGCTACGCGCTTCTTCCAGGTTACAAAACAGCAGATCAACGGGGCCTTCGATCAATTGCTGAAATTCTTCTCGAAATAAATTGATCAGGAATGGATCGGAAACGGTAAACGCGACTTTCACATCGTGTTTTTTAGCCAGTTCAATGGCGCGATAGGCGGCTTGTTTCTGTGTTTCCCCTGTAAACAGATACCCTTCTACATAGACATATTCAGATTGTTTAATATGTTCTTCGTTTAAATCATCCACACTCAACGTGGCTGACACACCGAGGTTTGTCAGCATCGTTCTCTGTGCGTCATCGGTAATCAGCACAACACAGGTTCCAGTGTGTCCTTCAGAAGCGGGAGGAACTTCGATGGTGACACCTAATTTTCGCATGTCAGCCAAATCAAACTCCCCCAGCATATCGCTGGCTACTTTGCCTGCATACGCGGCTTTTCCACCAAAATCGGCGATACCCAGTATCGTGTTCGCAGCAGAACCACCGGCACATTGAGAAATGGGGGCTCCATCGAGCTCTCCCAGCACTTTTTGCTGTGCTTCTTCATCAACCAGCGTCATGATACCTTTGGCATATCCTAATTTTTCCAAAGTGGCATCTGAAACTTGTGCTTGAATATCTACTAACGCGTTTCCAACGCCAAAAACATTGTACTGCATGTCTACCTTAACCTGATGAACTGAGAATCGCTTGAATTTGATCTTTTTGAGAAAAAGAGGGAGTTTAAATCAACCATTTTGAGTATGTGCAGATCATAGCCAATGAATCATTCAATGGGAAACCACAGAGAGTACCCATCTAATCAGTTTGAAAAAAGCATCAAGGTCACTACTATATAGACGAGAATCTAGAGAGATTTTCCATCAAGTGCAGTTCTGCCGCTGGTTGTCTCATTAAAACTTTCGAGGTTGGGATTCTTAAACCATAAACATACTCGATCCTCCGCATCAAATATATAAAGGATGCTTCTAGAATGACTGACTCCTCATCTGCTTATGACCTGATGTACTCCCTACCACCAATTGGAGGAAATCCCTCAACTCATCCGCAACAGACAAATCCAGGAAGTTTTGCGAATCCTCCACAGATTGCCCCGGGAGTCGAAGGCGCTTTCACCTTTTCTTCCCCTGATACCCCCGGAATGCCTGGCGTTTCGGAAAATACGGCATGGGATTTCATGCCGGAAGGTTGGGAACGGAAAGCTGGTTATGAAAATAATTATGAAACGGCTGAAGCCTGGATCCCTCCCTCTGACTTTTTACCAGTCACACAACTGGAATTTGCACGCTGTGGAACGATCACTCCGGAAATGGAACGAGTCGCCGAGCGGGAGCCACATTTAACTGCCGAACAAATTCGCGATGAAGTTGCCTCCGGCCGCATGATAATCCCTGCTAACAAAGTGCACTTGGGATACCAATTGGACCCGATGGCGATTGGCCGTGCGTCAAAAACCAAAGTAAACGCTAACATGGGAGCCTCGCCGGTCTCATCGGGAACAGAGGAAGAAATAGAAAAATTAGAATGGGCAACGCGCTGGGGCGCAGATACCGTGATGGATCTTTCTACTGGGGGGGACATCGACAGTTGTCGTCAGGCGATTATCCAGAACAGTACGGTTCCCATCGGAACAGTCCCCATTTATTCGATGATTATTGCCCGTCGTCTGGAAGATCTGGATCACGCCAGTATTTTACAAATGCTGAAACATCAGGCAAAACAGGGAGTAGACTACTTCACTATACATGCCGGAGTGCTGCAGGAGCACTTATCATTAGTCACACAGCGGCTGATTGGAATTGTCAGTCGAGGCGGATCGCTACTGGCAAAATGGATGCTGCATAATCAACGGCAAAACCCAATGTACGAGCTTTGGGATGAGATCTGTGAAATCATGCGGGAGTACGACGTTAGCTTTTCGATTGGCGATGGCTTGCGACCTGGCGGTCTGGCTGATGGTTCCGACCGCGCTCAATTGGCAGAACTCTGTGTGCTTGGCGAGTTGACTGAACGGGCCTGGAAAAATGGAGTGCAGGTCATGATTGAAGGTCCGGGGCATATTTCATTCGATCAAATCGAATTCAACATGAAAGTTCAGCGAAAACTTTGCCATGGTGCTCCGTTCTACGTATTGGGGCCTCTCGTTACGGATATCTTTCCCGGTTATGACCATATCACAAGTTGTATTGGTGCAACTGCGGCCGGTTACCATGGTGCCAGTATGCTCTGTTACGTAACACCCAAAGAACATCTCGGTTTGCCCAAAAAAGATGACGTGAAACAAGGTTGTATCGCTTATAAAATTGCTGCACATGCTGCTGACGTGGCATTGGGAATTCCTGGTACACGCAATCGAGATGATGACTTAACAGAAGCACGCGCTGCATTGAACTGGGAAAAACACTTTGAGTTGAGCTTTGATCCTGACACCGCGCGCGCCTTACACGATGAAGATTTAGACGTGGATACTGATTTCTGTGCAATGTGTGGCCATGACTGGTGCAGTGTTCGCATTTCGAAAGAAATTCAGGAATTCATGTCCGGTAAATCGGAAGACTATGCCTGGGACAAAGCCAAGAAGACATTGCCACTCACCGCAGAGCAGCAGGAAATTCTGGAGAAGCGCGGCGTACTCAGCCCGGATCAAATCCACAAACTGGCTTCCAAAGTCAAAAAGGAAATGACCGGAGATCAGGACAAAGCATCTTGCCATAGCGATTATGTGGCGCCGGAAGAAGCACAAGAGATGCAGACTTCCAAGCATCTACCTGTGTTAAACGAAAAGCTATAGTTGAACGCTTTCCGTTAACCTGGATTCCTAAGAAACACCCTGTTGGCAACAAAAAGGGCGTTACTTTGATTGACCAAATTAACCGCGAAGTTTCATAGCACCGGCAATAAAACCAATGAACAAAAATATCAAACCACAAATTTTACCAATGGCTCTGCCTGATCGGTAAGCAGACGATCCGGATCGCACAGATGACCCCGATTCATTTGAGTTAGAACTGCCTCTAGATCCATTACTCATGAATGGATTGGCATTGTTGGAAGCAACTCGATTTTGATTTTGTTTGTTCTCATTGCAATAAGGGCATGGTGCTGTGATGCCCTGGCCTTCCGCCTTGAACTTTCGATTACACCTCATACAGCTATAAACTTTATCATTCGCATCCAACCCACAATGCGGACAATGCTTAAAGAATGGTGAGTCTGAAGTATGGGTTTTCTTACATATGGGACATTCAAATTTCGTTTTGAATATCGGCTGTGTCATTGAATGTGCGGGGCGTTCAGGCATCGCACTATTCTGATTCGGGAAGGGGTTACTTCTGGGAATGGATCCTGGCATTGCCCCCGGCATCGCACCTGGGAATCTGCCTCTGCCAGTCATGCCACGGTTCATTCCGCCGGGTATCCTACCTGGAAAGCCTCCCACATTGGAATTATTGTTATTCATCGCCAGTTGATCTGTTTGTTTTTGTTTAGGAGGTTTGAGCAGACTCAAATCCTGGTCACTGAAGAATTCCGTGATAAATAATTCTTCTTTGTCACCAGTATTAATGACAGCAACGGAATCACCATACGCCAACCGCACAAACTTACCTTTAATCTGGCGTTTATTTCTGTCGGTCCAAACCCGGAATTCGTTTTCTCGCTCTTCCAGAGTTAATACCGTATCGGCACCATCGGGGAAAAATTGGCCAGGAATTTCTTTTTTGAGACGTTCCTGAACATACTCTTGATCTTCAGGGCTGAAATTCAGATAAGGAAATTCCTGTAGCATTGAAGTTTTCGTAATATTCAGAAAGACTTTTCCGTCTTCCATTTTTACATAGGATGCCCCCGTAGAATTTCCGGAAAGATCAGTCCATTTTCGGTGGTTGTTAACCCTGATCAACTGCTTCAATTTAGTAGGCGAGAGATTGGGATCAAGGGGCTCGCGATAAACGAGAAGCATTTCCTCGAAACGTCCATGCATTTTCAGTGCATCGCGGAGTAATTGAAGATCTTCTTCAATGAGCGTGCCAATAGGAACTTGTAAGAAACCCGCAGTGCGAGTCGTAAATATAATCTCACGGCCATTAATTCTGCTGAAGCGTGCTTCCGACTTCTGGCCCTTCTTATCTGACCATACCCGATATTCACTTAGTGCAGCAACGAGGGCAGGTTCGATTTCCGTATTCGCTTTGATCACATTCGGATCATCCTGAATTCCATCAGTCATTTTGGCTTTGGCTTCAGCCGCCAACGCTTCTGCTTTAGACTTTTGCTCAACCAACTTCTCAGCCATCTCTTTGGGAAGGTTTGGTATGAGAGAAGTAGCGGGTTGACCGGGCGTGTCCTGCTTTTGATACTCCGCCGGTAACAGAGCCAGCAAGTTATTCCTGCGATGATATTCGATTATCCAATTCAGATCTTTTTCGCTAAGCTGATCGAGAGAAAGCTTCAATGATCCCCCCGATTCTTTGGAGAGCAAAACATTTTGCTTAGAGACAAACAAAAACTTGGCCTGGTGTTTACTCCCATCCTTAAGTTTCCATTCGCGAATTGTGGACACCTTATATGATTCTTCATCGCTGGATTTACCAGAAGACATGTTCTGTTCAGGCTGTGCCTTATTTGTTTCTGTCTCTGCTGGTTTTGTATTGTCTGGCTTTGACCCCTCTTTGACTTCCTGTTTTCGTCGATACTGAGGAGGCAGGAAACTTAACTGTTTTTTTCGCTTATGATATTCATAGAGCCAATTCAAATCCTTGACACTCAATTTCTCCAGTGGTACACGAACTGTTCCCTTTCCATCCAGTTTGAGTGTGGCAATGGGCCCGGAGACATTTATGAGCTTTCCTGTTTCCTCAGTGCCATCGCGATACGTCCAAGTGCGCACGGTAAAGCGTTCATAGCTTTCTTCTGCCCGAACCGAATTTGAAAAGCAAAGCGAACACAAAATGACGAACAAAATGGCGATTTGCGATTTGAAAGAACTCATAATGATCAAAACCATGAAAAAAACTGAAAAAGTGCCTAGATGGAAACAACACTTCTATATAACAGCTAGAATAGACAACAAACGTTCAATTTGAAATACTTTTTTTGAGAATTGTCAGCTAATTGAAGACAATCGACACTCTGTGATTTCAAAAGGCAGGATCCGTCTAATCGGTAAAGTAGAACGCTATAAATAAGGGGCGATTGGGCTGGAAAAATCTAACTCTGTTTTTTGTGGTTTTGTCCAGATATAATGAAACTTGTGTATTCATTCGTTATTCAGAAAATCATTTTGATCCAATAGACCAAAATTTTGGAGTTTAAGTTCCTCTATGTTGAAATCTTTAAAGGGGCATTTTTTAATCGCTTCCCGGAAATTGAATGACCTCAATTTTTATCGATCAGTTGTATTGATTGTGGAACACAATGAGAAAGGGGCAACCGGGTTAATCGTCAACCGCCCTTCTTCACTCTCAATTACCAATGCACTCTCCAAATATTTTGATCTACCAAAACTGGAAGATATGGTATTCACGGGGGGGCCTGTTGAGCCGAGTGGCATGTTTGTTTTACATAATGCGACTGACTTGGAACAAACAGAGGAACCGATTGTTCCCGATCTTTACATGGGAAGCAGCCCGGAAGTATTTGAAAAAGTCGTCTGGCGGATTTCAGAAGGAGACCCCGATTTGGACTTTCGGATTTTTTTTGGATGCGCGGGTTGGGCTCCCTTACAATTAGAATCTGAAATTTATCGTATGGACTGGCTTTACACAGAAGCAAAAACTGAAGATGTTTTCGCCATCGACTCTTATGAATTATGGGATGTTCTACTGGAGAGAGTTATGGCAGAAAAACGCTTTCTCCCC
This window encodes:
- a CDS encoding YqgE/AlgH family protein; this translates as MLKSLKGHFLIASRKLNDLNFYRSVVLIVEHNEKGATGLIVNRPSSLSITNALSKYFDLPKLEDMVFTGGPVEPSGMFVLHNATDLEQTEEPIVPDLYMGSSPEVFEKVVWRISEGDPDLDFRIFFGCAGWAPLQLESEIYRMDWLYTEAKTEDVFAIDSYELWDVLLERVMAEKRFLPQQSVHPEWN
- the thiC gene encoding phosphomethylpyrimidine synthase ThiC, producing the protein MPGVSENTAWDFMPEGWERKAGYENNYETAEAWIPPSDFLPVTQLEFARCGTITPEMERVAEREPHLTAEQIRDEVASGRMIIPANKVHLGYQLDPMAIGRASKTKVNANMGASPVSSGTEEEIEKLEWATRWGADTVMDLSTGGDIDSCRQAIIQNSTVPIGTVPIYSMIIARRLEDLDHASILQMLKHQAKQGVDYFTIHAGVLQEHLSLVTQRLIGIVSRGGSLLAKWMLHNQRQNPMYELWDEICEIMREYDVSFSIGDGLRPGGLADGSDRAQLAELCVLGELTERAWKNGVQVMIEGPGHISFDQIEFNMKVQRKLCHGAPFYVLGPLVTDIFPGYDHITSCIGATAAGYHGASMLCYVTPKEHLGLPKKDDVKQGCIAYKIAAHAADVALGIPGTRNRDDDLTEARAALNWEKHFELSFDPDTARALHDEDLDVDTDFCAMCGHDWCSVRISKEIQEFMSGKSEDYAWDKAKKTLPLTAEQQEILEKRGVLSPDQIHKLASKVKKEMTGDQDKASCHSDYVAPEEAQEMQTSKHLPVLNEKL
- a CDS encoding adenosine kinase, with product MQYNVFGVGNALVDIQAQVSDATLEKLGYAKGIMTLVDEEAQQKVLGELDGAPISQCAGGSAANTILGIADFGGKAAYAGKVASDMLGEFDLADMRKLGVTIEVPPASEGHTGTCVVLITDDAQRTMLTNLGVSATLSVDDLNEEHIKQSEYVYVEGYLFTGETQKQAAYRAIELAKKHDVKVAFTVSDPFLINLFREEFQQLIEGPVDLLFCNLEEARSLTGKQDAVDCAQVIHKHVPNLALTLGPDGSILMHEGRVIPIEGVETDAIDTTGAGDMYAAGILYGITNGLTWHQAGHLASHAAARIVSQLGARLQRPFTKDEIQELLS
- a CDS encoding Rpo12/RPC10 RNA polymerase subunit family protein, producing MSSFKSQIAILFVILCSLCFSNSVRAEESYERFTVRTWTYRDGTEETGKLINVSGPIATLKLDGKGTVRVPLEKLSVKDLNWLYEYHKRKKQLSFLPPQYRRKQEVKEGSKPDNTKPAETETNKAQPEQNMSSGKSSDEESYKVSTIREWKLKDGSKHQAKFLFVSKQNVLLSKESGGSLKLSLDQLSEKDLNWIIEYHRRNNLLALLPAEYQKQDTPGQPATSLIPNLPKEMAEKLVEQKSKAEALAAEAKAKMTDGIQDDPNVIKANTEIEPALVAALSEYRVWSDKKGQKSEARFSRINGREIIFTTRTAGFLQVPIGTLIEEDLQLLRDALKMHGRFEEMLLVYREPLDPNLSPTKLKQLIRVNNHRKWTDLSGNSTGASYVKMEDGKVFLNITKTSMLQEFPYLNFSPEDQEYVQERLKKEIPGQFFPDGADTVLTLEERENEFRVWTDRNKRQIKGKFVRLAYGDSVAVINTGDKEELFITEFFSDQDLSLLKPPKQKQTDQLAMNNNNSNVGGFPGRIPGGMNRGMTGRGRFPGAMPGAMPGSIPRSNPFPNQNSAMPERPAHSMTQPIFKTKFECPICKKTHTSDSPFFKHCPHCGLDANDKVYSCMRCNRKFKAEGQGITAPCPYCNENKQNQNRVASNNANPFMSNGSRGSSNSNESGSSVRSGSSAYRSGRAIGKICGLIFLFIGFIAGAMKLRG
- a CDS encoding NCS2 family permease, coding for MKHSNYPLFVRRDLDGFFALMIDNLVQLLLIVALCSLCGISADSDLLLRYILPGAALSILFGNVFYAWQAHQLAKKENRSDVCALPYGLNTPSILVYIFFVMIPVYQRTNSAEAAWQMGLLACFGSGIIEFLGAFIADWVRRLTPRAALLSTLAGIAIGFISMTFVLKIYQRPLIGMLPAAVVLITLFSQTKLPFRMPGGLLAIIVGTISAWVLPEFIPQFMQGSAMSTEAIKTAWGQWGWYPPQFAGSALWELLKQPDEWLGYMSVIFPMGLFNVIGSMQNIESAEAAGDSYAARPSMIANGMGTIVASLLGSCFPTTIYIGHPGWKKMGSRAGYSTLNGLFFLVICLTGTTGVISQIIPLEAGAAIVLWIGMVITAQAFQACPKRHAPAVALGLFPAIAAWGATIMQGTLLVAGNKTLQQVLSADLFTEVNGFLVHGMVVMERGFIFTCMILSAICACLIDSKYRSAAIWSVIAAIFAFSGLTNAYEIMGNDIHFRLAFTEDNLSGVTYHATGIGIGYLLFAVTFLILGGFKDEPLMPETEESDSEPSLGH
- a CDS encoding DUF1559 domain-containing protein, yielding MLKTSLMRRGFTLIELLVVIAIIAILIALLLPAVQQAREAARRSTCKNNMKQIGLALHNYHDTFRAFPIGSQTSYYRANWRSSILPYIDQAPAYNQLTQTPIPLHGYASGNGNSASGYNTENAVLNNLFIPIYKCPSSSADSFYTGTSPVSNNGRTSPNAALGSEKGMTMDYVGISGSYANAAPYNSGCGSAYGGFWCNNGLMMIGKSARMRDCTDGTSNTIIIGEDSGLVNNRDYRSNYYGGWAGHIGLSSWGTGVNTVRYSPNPQTAPAGGDQTYTPNNPLTSFHVGGMHALLADGAVRFISDNLDIETLRRLGMKNDDLVLGEF